In Phycisphaerae bacterium RAS1, the genomic window GGGCGGCGGCCGGCAGCGACGCGGTGAAGAAACAGATCGCCGGCAAGCTGGTGCGCGTGCGGCGCGAGCTGAAGCGCGCCCGCACGCAGGCGCAGATGTACTCGCAGCAGATCGACGTCATCGGCACCCACATCCACCACCTGACCCTCAAGGAACAGGGCCGGCGGATGGAGCTGCCCAAGGCCGAAGACTTGACGCGCGAGGCGGCCGAGGCCGAGCGGGTCATTTCCGAATTGTCCGTGAACGCCGACCTGGCCCGCAGCATCGAAGTCTCCGCCGAGACGCCGATGATGGCGGATGAAGAGGCGGCGATCATGGCGGAGTTCGAGCAGGCGGCGACGAAGAAGGCCGAGTCGGCGAGCGGGGCGGGGTCGGCCGTGTCTGGCTCGAAGGCCGGGGCGGGTCCGGAGCGCGGCGGCGCGCCGCCGGTGCCGGGCGCCGCGCGGCGCGAAGATGGCGCGCGTGCGTCGGGCAATGCCACTCGCGGCGAAGCGGCACGGCCGGAGTTGAGCTAGTGTCGCAAATTGCTCCACGCGTCGCACCTGCAATTCGACCTGCGACCGGTCTTTCCGAGCCGCGACCGTGAGGGAGCGGTTGGCTGAAACACCGTTTCTGCAGCCGGAACCGCTCCCTCACGGTCGCGGCTCGGACAAGACGCAGGCGGTCCGAGCGCGCGTCTCGATGACCGCTGCGCATCCGTCGGCCACAGAGGGCCGACGCTACTGGGATAACGAATGGACTTCTTCACCTGGCTGACCACGAAGCGTAAGACCCTCGGCACCATGACCGCCGCCGAGCTGCGCGCCGAAGAAATGCTCCTCGAAAACGACTGCAACCGGATGTTGGCGAAGGTCACCAAGCTCGCCGGCGACAAGCAGAAGGTCGTCGCCCAGGGCGCGACGGAGAAAACGCCCGAGCTGCGCCGCACGTTCGCGCAGCAGTTCGACCTGCTGCACACCGAGCAGATGATGGTCAGCCGCCAGCTCAACATCCGCAGCAAGGAGCGGCTGACCGTCTCGCGGCTGCGCATGTTGCGAGAGAACACGCAGGCCGCGCGCGTCGGTCAGCCCGGCCGCATGCTCATCCGCGACGCCGACCTGGCGCTGATCGAACGCCTGATCGAAAACGACAAGATCGGCAGCGAGCTTTACCAGGAGCGGCTCGACCAGATTCTGCAGCTTGGCCACGAAGCCGATGAATCCGGCGCGGCAGTGTCGCCCGCGGCGCAGGAGTTGATGCGCATCTGGGGCGACATGGACGCGGGACTCATCAAGGACTCAAAAGAGGCGTTTGACGAAGCGGAGCGGCGAGTGCGCGAACGCGAGCGCGCGGAGGGCTGATTGGCATGGGTCTGTTTAAGTCGAAAGAGGAACGGCGTCTCGAACGCGACATGAAAATCCGCCAGGGCATCCGGCGGATTGAAAAAGCCATCGTCGAGCAGAACAAGTTCTCCGACGAGTTCGTCAAGAACGCCCGCCACGCGCGGCAGATCGGCGACAACCAGTCGTACCTGTTCATCCGCAACTCGCTCAAGAAAACCGCCACGATCAAGAAACTGCTCGAGCGCCAACTGCTGGCGGTGAAGAACGCCCTGCTCATCAAGCGCCAGGCCGAGGCCTCGGCCGACTTCGCCTCCGCCATGAACCTCATGGCCGGCGAAGTCAGCAAGCTCTACGGCGAGACGGACCTGACCAAGACGCAGATGCAGTGGGAAAAGGCGATGATGCAGTCGCAGAGCATGGAGGAACGCATGCAGATGTTCCTCGACTCGGTCGAGCAGGGCGCCGCGGCGGACGTCTCGGCGACGCCGGTCGAGGCCATCAGCGATGAAGACATCGATCGCATGCTCGCGGCGGAGGAGCAGGTGGAGCAGGCGAAGGAGACGGCGCAGATGAGCGATCTGCGGGCGGAATTGGCGAAGCTGAAGGGGGAGGGCGGGGCGAAGGAGACGAAGTGAGGCGTGCGGGCGGGATTCAAGGTGCGCAAGGTGCGCAAATCTTGAGAGGCCTAATTGCGCACCTTCGGCGGACGGGTGAGAAAACGGCCGAATTATCAGGCCCTGTATGGCGAATTCGGGATGGCTGCGCATCTTGAACCCCCTTGGGCGGCGCGGCGGGCGCGGCCCGGAGGGGGATTGTAGCTGGCAAGAATAGGAAAACCAGGCGATGTCGACGGCTCGGATTTGATCGAGGACGTAAATGCCGACGATCGCGAGAATCGGCCCGTACCGGATATACTTCTTCAGTCTCGTGGTGAACCGCCGCATGTTCACGTGGATCGCGATGACAGTACGGCCAAGTTCTGGCTCGATCCGGTCGCGCCGGCGTATACGATCGGGTTTCGCGCGAAAGAGCTTCGCGACATTCGGCGGCCAGCACGCGACCGAGTGGATGGAGCTGTGGAATGACAACTTCGGCCCCCAGGCCCGGTGAGCGCGTCGCCGACGTGCGCTTCGATGACGACTCGATGAGCGTCGACCTGACCGACGGCCGCACGATTACTGTACCGCTGGCGTGGTATCCGCGGCTGCTCGACGCGACGCCGCAGCAGCGTCAGAACTGGCAGCGCTGCGGGGGCGGGTTCGGGATCCACTGGCCGGAGATTGACGAGGATCTGAGCACGCAGGGTCTGCTCGAAGGAGTTCCCGCCCCGCGCCGGCCGGAAGCGGCGAGGTAATGGGCCGGCGCTTGCAGCGGTCGATCAGCGCAAGCCAGTGATTGGCGCGCGGGCGGCGAGCACGTGCGTCCGGCGCAGATGAGCGACTTGCGGGCGGAACTGGCGAAGCTGAAGGGCGAGGGCGGGGCGAAGGAGACGAAATAACCGCGTTGAATTGGTAGCGTCGGGCTTCTGTGGCCGACGGCGTTTTGGCTTGAAAGTGCAGAGCAGCGGCACTACGTGGAGCGGACTTGGAGCATGACCAGCACCGCCCATCCGCACGGGCGGTAGGGCATCGCTATTCTCTCGAGAGCAGCAGTGTTTGGACACATAGTCCGTGTATTGTAAGAGCCCCATACCGTGCGTCGCGTGATCATTCTACTGGTTCTGACGTTAGCATGTGGCGCAGCCTGTCTAGGCTTGCGGTACTGGGTTCGGTCGGGTGCAGGTATCGGCCCGCGGCCGATGTTCCATGAACTCATTACCAATGACCGTGGCGAAGCCTGGCAATTGCGTTGTGTGCCGGACGACGGCGACGGCGCGCGGGCGTTCATCGATCCCACACTCAACCTCGTTGTCATCATGCTCTGCGACAGTCCGTCGATTGGCGTAGTCCATGCCATCACCGCAGATTCTGCGACAATTCAACTGGATACTAATTGCACGGTAACTATGGCGGCTGCTACTGATCTACTCGTGGCGTTTGCGAATGGATCCGAATTCGCCCGTATTCACGTCGATCCCGGCTTTGCAGAGTGCTTTCGTTTGGCGACCGACTGTTCCTACGTACCCGGGGGGCTCGATACATGTCTTCTTCGGTGCATGGACGTCACGACCGCACAGACGTTCGAACCGATGGCGAGGTCGTTGTGGCGTCGGGGTGACAACTAGTCGGCGGGTGGCACCGCCGAGCCGAGTAAGCCTTGCCGTGTGCCACTGTTGGACGGCCGTATCGTCCAACAGTGTCTTCGCCCACGCCCGCCGTCGATGGTTGCCATCGTCGGTCGTTACAGCCGGCGCTTCCATCCGCCCGGTCGCCGGCTGGAATGGGAAATCAGCAGGACGACCACCGCGTCGTTTTCTACAAGGTAGTATGCCTTGTACGGAAATCTCCGGAGCAGCACGCGGCGGACGTCGGCTGCAACGCGACGCGCCGCCAGCGGCCGCTCGCACGCGGCGAACAGCGCCCGCTCCACTTCCAGGATGAACTCTCGCCCCAGTCCGGGCCGCCGCCGCTCGTACCACTCGAAGGCGTCGCGCAGGTCGCTCCGAACCTCGACGCGGAACACGAGCCGATGCATCAGGAACGACCGAGGATTTCGGATTTCAATTCGTCCCACGGGATCACGGCCCGCGGGTCGCGGCGATGGGCTGCCAGGCGCTCTTCGAGCATCCGCCGGTCATCCGCCGACAGGCCGACGGCGTCCGGCAGGGCGGCGACGCTGTCCCAGATGTCCTGTGCGAGTTCGATGCGATCGT contains:
- a CDS encoding Plasmid stabilization system protein, which gives rise to MHRLVFRVEVRSDLRDAFEWYERRRPGLGREFILEVERALFAACERPLAARRVAADVRRVLLRRFPYKAYYLVENDAVVVLLISHSSRRPGGWKRRL
- a CDS encoding putative addiction module component, which encodes MKPERVTVADTLKMSIDDRIELAQDIWDSVAALPDAVGLSADDRRMLEERLAAHRRDPRAVIPWDELKSEILGRS